The following coding sequences are from one Triticum dicoccoides isolate Atlit2015 ecotype Zavitan chromosome 4A, WEW_v2.0, whole genome shotgun sequence window:
- the LOC119286844 gene encoding glucan endo-1,3-beta-glucosidase 7-like codes for MAGPLLVALLLLGLLLLVHVPYAAPQSFIGINYGDIADNLPPPASTARLLKSTTIGKVRLYRTDPAVVAAFAGTSISLLLGAANADIPSFASSPSAAAAWVAAHLPSSSSPAVNGISVGNEVLYSGDAALISQLVPALQNIYDALPASSGIKVSTVNAMDVLASSDPPSSGAFKPELSAALDPLLAFLSKTGSPFLVNPYPYFAYQDDPRPDTLAFCLFQPNAGRPDAGSGLTYTSMFDAQVDAVRAALDAKGYKDVEVVVAETGWPHSGGADEAGASVENARAFVSNLVSHLRSMVGTPRMPGKSVDTYLFAVYDEDLKPGKASEKSFGLFQTTLTETYPTGLMRNGTAGLAPAPAPTLRPASPPPAIPQVTPVQPQPSASAAATSPPRHARSAAESPRTVPGLHVFACFLFMSLLA; via the exons ATGGCAGGGCCTCTGCTGGTTGCCCTCCTCCTCCTGGGGCTCTTGCTGCTCGTCCACGTCCCGTATGCTG CGCCGCAGTCCTTCATCGGCATCAACTACGGCGACATCGCCGACAACCTGCCGCCGCCGGCGTCGACGGCGCGGCTGCTGAAGTCCACCACCATCGGCAAGGTGCGCCTCTACAGGACCGACCCGGCCGTGGTGGCCGCCTTCGCCGGGACGAGCATCTCGCTGCTCCTCGGCGCCGCCAACGCCGACATCCCCTCCTTCGCATCCTCGCCGTCGGCCGCCGCCGCCTGGGTCGCCGCGCACCTCCCGTCGTCCTCCTCGCCCGCCGTGAACGGCATCTCCGTCGGCAACGAGGTGCTCTACTCGGGCGACGCCGCGCTCATCTCGCAGCTGGTCCCGGCGCTGCAGAACATCTACGACGCGCTGCCGGCCAGCTCCGGCATCAAGGTGTCCACGGTGAACGCCATGGACGTGCTGGCGTCGTCGGACCCGCCGTCGTCGGGGGCGTTCAAGCCGGAGCTGTCGGCCGCGCTGGACCCGCTGCTGGCCTTCCTCAGCAAGACCGGCTCGCCGTTCCTGGTGAACCCGTACCCCTACTTCGCGTACCAGGACGACCCCAGGCCGGACACGCTGGCCTTCTGCCTCTTCCAGCCCAACGCCGGGCGGCCGGACGCCGGGTCCGGGCTCACCTACACCAGCATGTTCGACGCGCAGGTGGACGCCGTGCGCGCCGCGCTGGACGCCAAGGGGTACAAGgacgtggaggtggtggtggccgagACCGGGTGGCCGCACAGCGGCGGCGCCGACGAGGCCGGCGCCTCCGTGGAGAACGCGCGCGCCTTCGTCTCCAACCTCGTCTCCCACCTCCGGTCCATGGTCGGCACGCCGCGGATGCCCGGCAAGTCCGTCGACACCTACCTCTTCGCCGTGTACGACGAGGACCTCAAGCCCGGGAAGGCGTCGGAGAAGTCCTTCGGCCTCTTTCAGACCACGCTCACCGAGACGTACCCGACGGGGCTGATGAGGAACGGCACCGCGGGCCTGGCGCCGGCTCCGGCACCGACGCTGCGGCCGGCGAGCCCCCCGCCGGCGATACCGCAG GTGACGCCGGTGCAGCCGCAGCCAAGCGCGTCGGCAGCGGCGACGTCGCCGCCTCGGCATGCTCGTAGTGCTGCTGAATCGCCTCGCACCGTGCCTGGCCTccatgtgtttgcttgtttcttgttCATGTCTCTGCTGGCCTGA